The following proteins are co-located in the Sulfurospirillum deleyianum DSM 6946 genome:
- the hyfE gene encoding hydrogenase 4 membrane subunit, producing the protein METLINSLTVLMMGTSFAVFSLRQYRHSIQAYALQTLLLVLVFLLLHVKYDAHELLIWAGTAFVMKVILVPLFLLRVVKKLGVVVEDEPVGGFFISPVIALSFSLAVAMMFYKVFIHFSLIQDTLPLFAAPFIFMMGIFGFILRNSFIKQILAYCLFENGIHLSLALMAYNAHELVEVGILTDAIFAVLIMGILAKRFYATYESLDTSKAVNLKG; encoded by the coding sequence ATGGAAACACTAATCAATAGTCTCACCGTTTTGATGATGGGAACCAGTTTTGCGGTTTTTAGCTTACGACAATACCGTCATAGCATTCAAGCCTATGCCCTGCAAACACTGCTTTTAGTTCTTGTCTTTTTACTCTTACATGTAAAGTATGATGCGCATGAATTGCTTATTTGGGCAGGAACTGCTTTTGTCATGAAAGTGATCCTTGTACCACTCTTTTTACTACGAGTGGTTAAAAAATTAGGTGTGGTGGTCGAAGATGAACCTGTAGGTGGTTTTTTTATCTCACCTGTTATCGCCCTTAGTTTTTCACTCGCCGTTGCGATGATGTTTTACAAAGTCTTTATCCATTTCTCCCTGATTCAAGATACCCTGCCTTTGTTTGCGGCACCTTTTATCTTTATGATGGGCATCTTTGGATTTATTTTGAGAAACTCGTTTATCAAGCAAATCCTCGCCTACTGCCTCTTTGAAAATGGCATACACCTAAGCCTAGCACTCATGGCATACAACGCCCACGAACTGGTAGAAGTAGGTATCTTAACCGATGCGATTTTTGCTGTCCTCATTATGGGTATTTTAGCCAAACGATTTTATGCAACCTATGAGAGTCTTGATACCTCTAAAGCGGTTAATTTAAAGGGATAA
- a CDS encoding hydrogenase 4 subunit F produces the protein MNSLILILIVPMVCSIIMFCMPQRFKVLQSVHIVLSFIVSFFLLMAISDVVKGNELFAFEHFLFLDAMGAIFLSLIAITGLLVNVYATTYMKWELEEGHMNVREVKNYFALSFIFTWTMSLSVLCNNIAFMWAAIEATTLASVFLVAVKNDKKSTESGYKYIVLCSIGLAFALYATILLFSAANGNVEGDAMLYTNLLAHADLIDKEALKLIFVLALIGFGTKAGFAPTHTWLPDVHAEGPAPTSALLSGILLKCALLGLVRYYAIVANGVGFDFVESVMIVSATLTLFISAFFLIRQHNVKRMFAYHSVAHMGVIAFGLGVGGAIGLFAALFHCVAHSFTKALAFCSTGNIARIYGTKDMTKMGGMIRIAPLTAVLFGIAICSLVGVPGFAIFVSEFLIFKAAAIDGKYVLMGIFALALAIIFIADFSHFFLAAFGKVEGKVEHHGEMKLSENLPLIALAVLIVAFGVWQFESLTFLLNESVKSILKQ, from the coding sequence ATGAATAGTTTAATATTAATACTTATCGTACCAATGGTATGTAGCATCATTATGTTTTGTATGCCACAGCGTTTTAAAGTGTTGCAGAGCGTTCATATTGTTCTAAGTTTTATCGTCTCTTTTTTCCTTTTGATGGCAATCAGTGATGTTGTAAAAGGCAATGAACTCTTTGCGTTTGAACACTTTTTATTTCTTGATGCCATGGGCGCTATCTTTTTATCACTCATTGCGATTACAGGACTTCTGGTCAATGTTTATGCGACCACTTATATGAAGTGGGAACTTGAAGAGGGTCATATGAATGTCAGAGAAGTGAAAAACTACTTTGCGCTCAGTTTTATTTTTACATGGACAATGAGTTTAAGTGTCCTGTGTAATAACATCGCTTTTATGTGGGCAGCGATTGAAGCGACTACCCTTGCTTCCGTCTTTCTTGTTGCGGTCAAAAACGATAAAAAATCAACAGAGAGCGGATACAAATACATCGTTTTATGCAGTATTGGACTTGCGTTTGCGCTTTATGCGACCATTTTACTCTTTTCTGCTGCCAATGGAAATGTAGAAGGGGATGCTATGCTCTACACCAACCTTCTTGCTCACGCTGATTTAATAGATAAAGAAGCCCTCAAACTCATCTTTGTCCTTGCGCTCATTGGATTTGGTACAAAAGCTGGATTTGCACCTACCCATACATGGTTACCCGATGTTCACGCAGAAGGACCAGCACCTACCTCAGCATTGCTCTCAGGTATTCTTTTAAAATGTGCGCTTTTGGGGCTTGTGCGTTACTATGCCATTGTAGCAAATGGTGTTGGATTTGATTTTGTAGAATCTGTGATGATAGTGAGTGCGACTCTTACGCTTTTTATCTCAGCCTTTTTCCTTATTCGCCAACACAATGTCAAACGGATGTTTGCTTATCACTCCGTAGCACATATGGGTGTCATTGCGTTTGGTTTAGGTGTGGGTGGTGCGATTGGACTTTTTGCAGCTTTGTTTCACTGTGTGGCACACTCCTTTACCAAAGCTTTAGCCTTCTGTTCCACAGGCAATATCGCCAGAATTTATGGCACCAAAGATATGACCAAAATGGGAGGTATGATACGCATCGCTCCTTTAACTGCCGTGCTTTTTGGCATTGCTATCTGTTCACTGGTGGGTGTGCCTGGCTTTGCTATTTTTGTGAGTGAATTTTTAATCTTTAAGGCTGCTGCCATCGATGGGAAGTATGTTTTAATGGGAATTTTTGCACTCGCCTTAGCCATTATTTTTATCGCCGATTTTTCACACTTCTTTCTGGCTGCTTTTGGTAAAGTAGAGGGAAAAGTGGAACATCATGGAGAGATGAAACTCAGCGAAAATCTCCCACTTATCGCACTGGCTGTTTTAATTGTCGCCTTTGGCGTATGGCAATTTGAATCCTTAACGTTTCTTTTAAATGAGAGCGTTAAAAGCATCTTAAAACAATAG
- a CDS encoding NADH-quinone oxidoreductase subunit C, giving the protein MKCDKFIEALRSKINILDVTRECDDQVTALVELNDLPEAVRFLYYDMGGYLSTMIPNDERSINKHYALYYALSMEGGKMFEGDEIAQDEKCFVTIKALVSPESLTYPSVTPLVPACVWYEREAYDMFGLVAEGLPDKRRLALSDDWPEGLFPLRKDAMDYRYRPDMKDHYMEPEYEFLRPEGSGIIDVPLGPLHITADEPGHFRLFCDGDTIIDADYRLFYQHRGMEKLAENRMNYDQMGYLAERVCGICGYAHSIACIEAAEKAINLEIPARAQAIRVICSEIERLHSHLLNIGLACEVTGNYNAFMHIFRIREYSMKLAELVTGGRKTYGNVVMGGLRRDMTGVEIKESLKILKIIETQVDEVWDAIMDDQRQMKRWKGVGILDKQVARDFSAVGPNIRGSGIKRDTRYDHPYDFFKQIEFDVAVVEGGDVYAREMVRYMELKSSVSIIRQCFELMPQTAIIVDPKFHVKPENYALAYVEAPRGENVHWIMQGSAQKVFRWRCRAATYNNWPSLRFQFRGNTIADAALIVCSLDPCYSCTERVTVVDMKSKKSKILTHKDLKEFSRTQTNSPLKDLR; this is encoded by the coding sequence ATGAAATGTGATAAATTTATAGAAGCTCTTCGTAGCAAAATTAACATTTTAGACGTCACCAGAGAGTGTGATGATCAAGTCACGGCATTGGTCGAGTTAAACGACTTGCCTGAAGCCGTTCGCTTTTTGTATTACGATATGGGTGGCTATCTCTCCACGATGATTCCTAATGATGAGCGAAGCATCAATAAGCATTACGCTCTTTATTATGCCCTCTCTATGGAAGGTGGCAAAATGTTTGAAGGGGATGAAATCGCTCAAGATGAAAAATGTTTTGTGACTATCAAAGCATTGGTCTCTCCTGAGAGTCTCACGTATCCTTCCGTCACACCTTTGGTACCTGCTTGTGTCTGGTATGAAAGAGAAGCTTACGATATGTTTGGACTGGTAGCAGAAGGTTTGCCTGATAAACGACGTTTAGCGCTGAGTGATGACTGGCCAGAGGGACTTTTTCCGCTTCGTAAAGATGCCATGGATTATCGCTACCGTCCTGACATGAAAGATCATTATATGGAGCCTGAGTATGAGTTTTTACGCCCAGAAGGTTCAGGCATTATTGATGTACCTCTAGGACCTTTGCACATCACAGCAGATGAGCCTGGACACTTTCGACTTTTTTGTGATGGTGATACGATTATTGATGCGGATTACCGTCTTTTTTACCAACACCGAGGTATGGAAAAACTGGCTGAAAACCGCATGAACTATGACCAAATGGGCTATTTGGCGGAGAGGGTCTGTGGTATTTGTGGGTATGCACACTCGATTGCGTGTATTGAAGCGGCAGAAAAAGCGATTAATTTAGAAATTCCTGCTCGTGCCCAAGCGATTCGAGTGATTTGTTCAGAGATTGAAAGGTTACATAGCCATCTTTTGAACATTGGACTTGCCTGTGAAGTTACAGGTAACTACAATGCCTTTATGCATATCTTTAGAATTCGTGAATACTCTATGAAACTCGCAGAACTGGTTACGGGTGGACGTAAAACCTATGGCAATGTGGTCATGGGTGGACTAAGACGGGATATGACTGGCGTGGAGATTAAAGAGAGCCTTAAAATCCTCAAAATTATTGAAACTCAAGTGGATGAAGTCTGGGATGCCATCATGGATGACCAACGCCAAATGAAACGTTGGAAGGGCGTGGGCATTTTGGATAAACAAGTGGCACGGGATTTCTCCGCTGTGGGACCCAATATTAGAGGCAGTGGTATTAAGCGAGATACCCGCTACGACCATCCCTATGACTTTTTTAAACAGATTGAATTTGATGTAGCGGTCGTTGAAGGGGGTGACGTATATGCAAGAGAGATGGTGCGCTATATGGAGCTTAAAAGCTCCGTTTCCATCATCCGCCAATGTTTTGAACTCATGCCACAAACAGCGATTATTGTCGATCCAAAGTTTCATGTCAAACCTGAGAATTACGCCCTAGCCTATGTAGAAGCGCCAAGGGGCGAGAATGTGCATTGGATTATGCAAGGCAGTGCGCAAAAAGTATTTCGTTGGAGATGCCGCGCAGCGACCTATAACAACTGGCCAAGCCTTCGTTTTCAATTCCGTGGCAATACCATCGCCGATGCAGCGCTGATTGTGTGCAGCCTTGATCCGTGTTATTCGTGTACGGAACGTGTCACCGTAGTCGATATGAAGAGCAAAAAGAGTAAAATCTTAACCCATAAAGATTTAAAAGAATTTTCCAGAACGCAAACCAATAGTCCCCTAAAGGATCTACGATGA